A portion of the Symphalangus syndactylus isolate Jambi chromosome 13, NHGRI_mSymSyn1-v2.1_pri, whole genome shotgun sequence genome contains these proteins:
- the HCAR1 gene encoding hydroxycarboxylic acid receptor 1, with translation MYNGSCCRIEGDTISQVMPPLLIVAFVLGALGNGVALCGFCFHMKTWKPSTVYLFNLAVADFLLMICLPFRTDYYLRRRHWAFGDIPCRVGLFTLAMNRAGSIVFLTVVAVDRYFKVVHPHHAVNTISTRTAAGIVCTLWTLVIVGTLYLLLENHLCVQETAVSCESFIMESANGWHDIMFQLEFFLPLGIILFCSFKIVWSLRRRQQLARQARMKKATRFIMVVAIVFITCYLPSVSARLYFLWTVPSSACDPSVHVALHITLSFTYTNSMLDPLVYYFSSPSFPKFYNKLKICSLKPKQPGHSKTQRPEEKPISNLGRRSCISVTNSFQSQSDGQWDPHIVE, from the coding sequence ATGTACAACGGATCGTGCTGCCGCATCGAGGGGGACACCATCTCCCAGGTGATGCCGCCGCTGCTCATTGTGGCCTTTGTGCTGGGCGCACTAGGCAATGGGGTCGCCCTGTGTGGTTTCTGCTTCCACATGAAGACCTGGAAGCCGAGCACTGTTTACCTTTTCAACTTGGCCGTGGCTGATTTCCTccttatgatctgcctgccttttcGGACAGACTATTACCTCAGACGTAGACACTGGGCTTTTGGGGACATTCCCTGCCGAGTGGGGCTCTTCACGTTGGCCATGAACAGGGCCGGGAGCATCGTGTTCCTTACGGTGGTGGCTGTGGACAGGTATTTCAAAGTGGTCCACCCCCACCACGCGGTGAACACTATCTCCACCCGGACGGCGGCTGGCATCGTCTGCACCCTGTGGACCCTGGTCATCGTGGGAACACTGTATCTTTTGCTGGAGAACCATCTCTGTGTGCAAGAGACGGCGGTCTCCTGTGAGAGCTTCATCATGGAGTCGGCCAATGGCTGGCATGACATCATGTTCCAGCTGGAGTTCTTTCTGCCCCTCGGCATCATCTTATTTTGCTCCTTCAAGATTGTTTGGAGCCTGAGGCGGAGGCAGCAGCTGGCCAGACAGGCTCGGATGAAGAAGGCGACCCGGTTCATCATGGTGGTGGCCATTGTGTTCATCACGTGCTACCTGCCCAGCGTGTCCGCTAGACTCTATTTCCTCTGGACGGTGCCCTCGAGCGCCTGCGATCCCTCTGTCCACGTGGCCCTGCACATCACCCTCAGCTTCACCTACACGAACAGCATGCTGGATCCCCTGGTGTATTATTTTTCAAGCCCCTCGTTTCCCAAATTCTACAACAAGCTCAAAATCTGCAGTCTGAAACCCAAGCAGCCAGGACACTCAAAAACACAAAGGCCGGAAGAGAAGCCAATTTCGAACCTCGGTCGCAGGAGTTGCATCAGTGTGACAAATAGTTTCCAAAGCCAGTCTGATGGGCAGTGGGATCCCCACATTGTTGAGTGA